TTTGAAGGCAGTGATAAGTGGAATTCAAAAGTATTCAGGGGAGTTATCGAAGCTGCAGGTCGTGACCATATTATCCTGAGTGACCCCCAAACTGGAAAACGCTTTCTCCTTCTGATGGTCTTCGTCAATTACATTACCTTTGATGAAGAAATCGAATACACCTATCCTTTTGGCGGCTCCCAGGGAAGCCAGCAGCAACAGCAGGGCCAGGCCCAGGGACAGAGCCAAGGACAGCAATCGCAGTCCCAAGGGCAGCCGATGTCAACCTACAGCCCGAGGTAAACCAATACAAAAAGAGCTTTGTCTAAGCAAAGCTCTTTTTTCCTTTTTACAGCCCTTTTACAGCTGCGATAATGAATAGCACCCAGCCTGCAATAAATGCCACTCCGCCAAACGGGGTGATGATGCCGAGCTTAGAAATACCGGTTGTGCTTAATGCGTACAAGCTGCCGGAGAACAGGATAATTCCAATGAACATAAGCCAGCCTGACCAATGCAGCGCTCCTGAGTTTGTCAGTTTTCCCGCGAGAAGCCCGACGATCAAGAGTCCGATGGCGTGATACATATGATACTGTACACCCGTTTTATAGACTTCAATCATACGCTCTGATAGTTTTCCTTCCAGACCATGTGCACCGAAAGCTCCCAGAATAACCGCCAGTGCAGCATTCACGGCACCCAAGATTAAAAACAGCTTCATTTCCAATCCACTCCTCTAGTTTTCTTTTATCATACCAGAAAGTAAATGAGGTTAT
This genomic stretch from Fictibacillus marinisediminis harbors:
- a CDS encoding DUF423 domain-containing protein; the encoded protein is MKLFLILGAVNAALAVILGAFGAHGLEGKLSERMIEVYKTGVQYHMYHAIGLLIVGLLAGKLTNSGALHWSGWLMFIGIILFSGSLYALSTTGISKLGIITPFGGVAFIAGWVLFIIAAVKGL